The following DNA comes from Streptomyces sp. NBC_00690.
AGGGTGCCCACGTGGGCCGGGTGAGCCTTTGAAGCATCCCGAGTGATAACGCCAGAACCTGCCGGACAAGTTAGACACGAAGGAGGAACATGCGACAGACAGTCCCTACTGCCGGCCGCACCTCCAAAGTGAACCGACCGCAGGGCGAACCACTGGACTGGCACTGCATCGACTGGGCCAGAACTGAGGGAAACGTACGGCGCCTGAGACAACGGATCTTCAAAGCGACACAGGAAGGGGACCTCAAGAAGGTCCGCAATCTGCAAAAGCTCATGCTGCGGAGCCGCAGTAACACGCTCGTGAGCGTGAAACGGGTGACGCAGCAGAGCAAGGGCCGCAAGACGGCAGGCATCGACAGGGAGCGAGCACTCACCCCCCAGGCGCGAGCTCGCATGGCGGTCGACATCGACCAGCAAACCCAACCCTGGAGAGCTAAGCCCGTCAAGCGTGTCTACATCCCGAAGAGCAATGGAAAGCAACGTCCGCTCGGCATCCCAGTAATGCGCGACCGAGTAGTCCAGGCACGCGTGAAAAATGCGCTGGAACCTGAGTGGGAAGCCCGGTTCGAATCACGGTCCTACGGATTCCGACCAGGCCGCGGATGCCACGACGCCATCCAGGCGATCTTCAGCGCCGCGAAGGGCAAGACGGCCAAGCGTCAGTGGGTACTCGACGCCGACCTGGCCGCAGCGTTCGACCGCATCGACCACGACCACCTGCTCAGCGGCGTCGGCGGCTTCCCCGCCAGGGAACTCGTCCGGCAGTGGCTGAAGGCGGGCGTGGTCGACAACGGACGCTTCACTCGCACCGACGAGGGAACTCCTCAAGGCGGAGTGATCAGCCCCCTGTTGCTCAACATTGCACTTCACGGAATGGAGGAAGCCGCAGGGGTTCGGTTCGCAACCCGCAAAGGAACAGTGATGTGGGCCGCGAAGGGGACGCCGATCCTGGTGCGTTATGCCGACGACTTTGCAGTGTTCTGCACGAGCAAGGAGGAGGCAGAGATGGTCAAGGCGCGACTTGGCAACTGGCTTGAACCCCGAGGGCTTCGATTCAACGAAGAGAAGACAAGGATCGTTCACCTTTCCGAAGGGTTCGATTTTCTGGGTTTCAATGTCCGACGCCATGGCGACAGCCTGATCATCACGCCAAGCAGGGATGCGGTGAAGAGGATCCGGAATCGACTGCGGTCCGAGATGCAGGCTCTTCTCGGGCAGAGCATCACAGTCGTACTACGCAAGCTCTCCCCGATCGTCAGGGGATGGTCTGCGTACTACCGGACGGTGGTGTCCAGCGCAACCTTCTCAGCGCTGGACAGCTACGTGTGGACGCTCACCTACAAGTGGGCCAAGCGCACCCACCCGAAGAAGTCGAAGCACTGGATCGTCAATAAGTACTTCGGCAGGCTCAACCGGTCCAAGAATAATAATTGGGTCTTCGGTGACCGCACCACAGGTGCACATCTTCCCAAGTTCGCCTGGACCAACATCAGAAGGCATCAGCTAGTCAAGGGAAAGTCGTCACCTGACGATCCCGCGCTCGGTGACTACTGGAGTCAGCGTCGCAGGACGCGTACACCTCCGCCAATGGACAAGATCAGCCTTACTCTGGCAGCCCGTCAGAAGGGACTTTGTCCGCTCTGCGGTCAGGCGCTCATCGTTGGTGCTGAATATGAGCCGGAAAGCCCACGCGAGTGGATCGACTGGTTCGACGCGATGAAGAAGCGGTTACACAAACACCACTTCGCCTACCGAAGAGACGGCGGATCTGATGAAGTGAAGAATCTTCGACTCGTTCACTCCGAATGCCATCAGCAGCTTCATGCACGAGATGGCAGCAACAAATAGCAGATTCTGTGAAGCGTTTGGGCTTGCTTGAGCCGTGGTGCCTGGAAACAGGCATGCCCGGTTCTGAGGGGGCCGGGTCATGGCAACATGACCCGGCTACCCGACCAGTGGCGCGGCATCGCCACCAGGTACGACAAGACCGCCCAGTCCTACCAAGCAGCCGTCACCCTCGCATCGCTCCTGATGTGGGCCTGACACTTTGACGACAACTCCTAGCGGTCTGCGGCCCGCACGTTGTCACTGGCGCAGGCGGTGGACATAAGGCTTTGGGCTGGCTGGTGAAACGTGGAACGCGCACGAACCAGCCTGGAGCAGACGGTGCCCCACACCTGTGCGGGGCACCGTGTTGTAGCTGGTCAGGCAGGGGT
Coding sequences within:
- the ltrA gene encoding group II intron reverse transcriptase/maturase, which gives rise to MRQTVPTAGRTSKVNRPQGEPLDWHCIDWARTEGNVRRLRQRIFKATQEGDLKKVRNLQKLMLRSRSNTLVSVKRVTQQSKGRKTAGIDRERALTPQARARMAVDIDQQTQPWRAKPVKRVYIPKSNGKQRPLGIPVMRDRVVQARVKNALEPEWEARFESRSYGFRPGRGCHDAIQAIFSAAKGKTAKRQWVLDADLAAAFDRIDHDHLLSGVGGFPARELVRQWLKAGVVDNGRFTRTDEGTPQGGVISPLLLNIALHGMEEAAGVRFATRKGTVMWAAKGTPILVRYADDFAVFCTSKEEAEMVKARLGNWLEPRGLRFNEEKTRIVHLSEGFDFLGFNVRRHGDSLIITPSRDAVKRIRNRLRSEMQALLGQSITVVLRKLSPIVRGWSAYYRTVVSSATFSALDSYVWTLTYKWAKRTHPKKSKHWIVNKYFGRLNRSKNNNWVFGDRTTGAHLPKFAWTNIRRHQLVKGKSSPDDPALGDYWSQRRRTRTPPPMDKISLTLAARQKGLCPLCGQALIVGAEYEPESPREWIDWFDAMKKRLHKHHFAYRRDGGSDEVKNLRLVHSECHQQLHARDGSNK